The genome window TATTGAGACAAAAACGACTGGCGAGATTACCATTTTAATAAAACGAATAAAAATTGTAGCGATAAGTCGAAGATCAACAGCAAATTTGGGAGCTAATATGCCAACCAATATACCCAAGGCGACTGCTATGACAACTTGAAGAAATAAATGAAATTTTAAAAAAGTAAGTATTTCATTAAGTTTTTTTTTAAAAGACATTTTGCCCCTCTTAATATAATTTTATTCTATTATAGGTATTCTTATATTTTTTTAAAGGGTGTTTATTTAGGTAATTTTGGAGGGCTTGTCAAATTTGCCTTAAGTCAGAAGAAGTTTTAAAAATTTCAGGTTTTTCATTAATAAGTTCTTGGATGAACCAATTTTCCTTGATATGAGTTCCTGATAAAGTACCCATCTTTAATTTTTTACTTAACAAAGAACCTATTTTTTCGCCAACAGCTCTATAGGTTGTGTATTTACCACCATAGATGCAGAAAAGTCCACTGATAGGTTCATCAATAACTGTTTCACGAGAAAGACCCGATATATTTTTGTCTAATTTATTTAAATAAAAAGGCGATTCATAAGGATTATCAATCCAGTTTGAATTTAATTTTGAGAATTTTGTTTTGTTATTAAGAGGCATGCATCTCACACCGCAAAATATTTCAGAAATATTTTGTTCTGCATCAGTTAAATTTAAAACCTCTGTGGCAGTATGCATAAGATATTGTTTATCTTCTTCTGGGTACTTAATTTGTGATGGTCTACTTGTTAAGATAGATTCAGTTGTTCCAAACAACCATTTGTCAAACCAAGGAATAAAAAATACAATTCTTCCATCTGGTTCTTGAATAAGAGTAGCAAAAGAATTTTCTACAGTACCATTTTTAACTGCTTCAGGGCGAAAAATAATATGTGTTCCTAAATTGAGAAGACATGGTATATTTGGAATCATTCCCCATTTTAAAAGATTTTCATTGCACCATGCTCCTGCGGCATTGATTATATATTTAGTAGTTAAAGTTCTTTCTTGGTTACTTGATTTTATCGTTACTCTAAAACCGCCTTCAATTTTGTTAACTTGAGTGACTTCAGAATTTTCTTCGTACGATGCTCCAAGCTTTACTGAAGCTTCTACAACCAGTTTTGCTATTACATCGTCAAGCATTTGTGCATCATAATATAGAAAAGCGCTAATCATTTCACTTTCTATTTTTTTTGTATTTAGATAGGGAGCATAATGTATAATTTCATCTTTGCTAATTTTAGTTGCAGCTGGTAATCCACAGTCTCCGGCAAGTAAATCATAAAAAAAGAGTCCTAGACGAATCATCCAAGGAGGGCGCTTAT of Pigmentibacter sp. JX0631 contains these proteins:
- a CDS encoding FAD-dependent oxidoreductase, giving the protein MDLNVLIVGGGIHGVGLLHDLATRKIHGIHLVEKNKIASGTSSRSTKLVHGGLRYLEHINQWSLVKEALKERSLLLKLLNGVVKPLPFVLPNFHGDKRPPWMIRLGLFFYDLLAGDCGLPAATKISKDEIIHYAPYLNTKKIESEMISAFLYYDAQMLDDVIAKLVVEASVKLGASYEENSEVTQVNKIEGGFRVTIKSSNQERTLTTKYIINAAGAWCNENLLKWGMIPNIPCLLNLGTHIIFRPEAVKNGTVENSFATLIQEPDGRIVFFIPWFDKWLFGTTESILTSRPSQIKYPEEDKQYLMHTATEVLNLTDAEQNISEIFCGVRCMPLNNKTKFSKLNSNWIDNPYESPFYLNKLDKNISGLSRETVIDEPISGLFCIYGGKYTTYRAVGEKIGSLLSKKLKMGTLSGTHIKENWFIQELINEKPEIFKTSSDLRQI